The proteins below come from a single Deltaproteobacteria bacterium genomic window:
- a CDS encoding phenylacetate--CoA ligase, whose amino-acid sequence MSEYWDEKNETMSVEEMKALQLRALQATLKWVYERIPFYMNAFDQKGVKPEDCQSLEALSDFPTTVKNDLRDNYPFGLCAVPMEEVIRIHASSGTTGKPITGPYTAEDLQGWTSCMARSLWAAGLRKDDICQNAYGYGLFTGGLGFHQGAVEVGCTIVPTSAGLTERQLTLMQDFGTTALFCTPTYALTIVERAEKMGQNIKTWPLRVGVFGAEPWSEAMRLEIENRMGIAAHEAYGLTEMGGPGVAFACPEHRLHINEDHYFPEIIDPDTGEALPEGEQGELVFTALKRRAMPLIRFRTRDISSLKREECPCGRTLITMKKITGRFDDMLIISGVNVFPSQVESVIMEFPEMEAQYLLRVGQKGYLSTLALEAEAKEDVYKGGQEATDVLAEKVSRRIQQVIGIHVPVTIVPHDSIARSEGKAQRIIDERNSR is encoded by the coding sequence ATGTCTGAGTACTGGGATGAAAAGAATGAAACCATGTCTGTTGAAGAGATGAAAGCCCTTCAGCTCAGGGCTTTACAGGCGACCTTGAAATGGGTCTATGAGCGTATCCCGTTTTACATGAATGCCTTTGATCAGAAAGGGGTCAAGCCCGAAGACTGCCAGTCCCTTGAAGCGCTGTCGGACTTCCCGACCACCGTTAAGAACGATCTTCGGGACAATTACCCTTTTGGCCTCTGTGCCGTGCCCATGGAGGAGGTCATTCGCATTCATGCCTCTTCAGGCACCACGGGCAAGCCCATCACCGGCCCATACACGGCCGAGGACCTCCAGGGCTGGACCAGCTGCATGGCGCGAAGTTTATGGGCCGCGGGCCTGCGTAAAGACGACATCTGTCAGAATGCATACGGCTACGGACTTTTTACCGGAGGCCTTGGTTTTCATCAGGGCGCGGTCGAGGTCGGCTGCACCATTGTCCCGACCTCGGCCGGTCTGACCGAGCGCCAGCTGACCTTGATGCAGGACTTCGGGACGACCGCCCTTTTCTGCACCCCGACCTATGCCTTGACTATTGTCGAAAGGGCGGAAAAAATGGGGCAGAATATAAAAACCTGGCCCTTGCGGGTTGGGGTTTTCGGCGCGGAGCCTTGGAGCGAGGCCATGCGGCTGGAGATCGAAAATCGCATGGGCATCGCCGCTCATGAAGCTTACGGCCTGACCGAGATGGGAGGACCGGGTGTGGCCTTTGCCTGCCCGGAGCACAGGCTGCATATCAATGAAGATCACTACTTTCCGGAAATCATTGACCCTGACACCGGCGAGGCTCTGCCAGAAGGCGAGCAGGGAGAGCTCGTCTTTACCGCGCTCAAGCGCCGGGCCATGCCTTTGATTCGTTTCCGCACCAGAGACATCAGCTCCCTGAAGCGGGAAGAGTGCCCCTGCGGCCGGACCTTAATCACCATGAAAAAAATTACGGGCCGGTTTGACGACATGCTCATCATCTCCGGGGTCAACGTCTTCCCCTCCCAGGTAGAGTCGGTTATCATGGAGTTCCCGGAGATGGAAGCCCAGTACCTGCTCCGGGTCGGACAGAAAGGCTACCTCAGTACCCTGGCGCTCGAAGCCGAGGCCAAGGAAGACGTTTACAAGGGCGGTCAGGAGGCCACCGATGTCTTGGCTGAGAAAGTCTCCAGAAGAATCCAGCAGGTCATCGGCATTCATGTGCCTGTGACCATCGTGCCTCACGACTCCATCGCTCGTTCCGAAGGCAAGGCCCAGCGGATCATTGATGAACGGAATTCGAGGTAA
- a CDS encoding bifunctional (p)ppGpp synthetase/guanosine-3',5'-bis(diphosphate) 3'-pyrophosphohydrolase encodes MRRFSEILDKVEEYHPHADLALIEKAYIFTAKVHQGQVRLSGEPYLSHPLEVAGLLADMKLDVASIAAGLLHDTIEDTKASLDDIRNMFGPEVANIVDGETAISRINFSSYAEHQAEYMRKMILAMATDIRVILVKLADRLHNMRTLGYLPQSRQIPIAQETLEIYAPLASRLGIYKVQSELEDLSLFYLEPKVYEEVLSGITRQRGERERYIREFIEVIQPKMEEFNVSCQIEGRPKHLYSIYRKMMEQDLTINQVYDVTACRIIVDSVKDCYAALGVIHLILKPIPGRFKDYISLPKENGYQSLHTTVIGPHGERMEVQIRTQEMHLFAENGIAAHWRYKDGSQSTETESERFVWLRSLLEWIKELKDPTEFLTSLKEDLFRYEVYVFTPAGDVKELPQGATPVDFAYSIHTEVGHRCTGAKINGAIVPLKYQLRNGDTVEILTSKHHAPSKDWLNFVITPKARNRIRQWFRIEERTRSISLGREMIEKAFRRHELSFNQLLKTEELDRVAREYSLNGYEDLLVAVGFGKITVNQVVGKFKTVEEKAPSLVGRVVQAMRKKPHEGIKVRGMDDILIRFAGCCNPLPGEDIIGFISQGRGVTVHSANCKNMMQTDPERRIEVEWDMDDSNGQITYPVHIQVVNREQKGGLAELSGAIAEENANISQAKVEITPDNKGISDFTIHVTDKDHLRRVIQQLKGLKNVQRVTRLR; translated from the coding sequence TTGCGCCGGTTCTCTGAAATACTGGATAAGGTTGAGGAATATCACCCTCACGCGGACCTGGCTTTGATTGAAAAGGCCTACATCTTTACAGCCAAGGTCCACCAGGGACAGGTGCGCCTTTCCGGGGAGCCTTATTTGTCCCATCCCCTGGAAGTGGCCGGTTTGCTGGCTGACATGAAACTTGACGTGGCCTCGATTGCGGCCGGTCTACTCCATGATACGATCGAAGACACTAAAGCTAGCCTGGACGATATCAGGAACATGTTCGGGCCCGAGGTTGCCAATATCGTTGACGGGGAGACCGCGATCAGCCGCATCAACTTTTCTTCCTACGCCGAACATCAGGCCGAATACATGCGTAAGATGATCCTGGCCATGGCGACTGACATCCGCGTCATCCTGGTCAAGCTCGCGGACCGTCTTCATAACATGCGCACCCTCGGGTATCTGCCGCAGTCGAGACAGATACCCATTGCCCAGGAAACTCTGGAGATTTACGCTCCGCTGGCCTCCCGGCTCGGAATCTACAAGGTCCAATCCGAATTAGAAGACCTGTCTCTGTTCTACCTCGAACCCAAGGTTTATGAGGAGGTGCTGTCCGGTATCACCAGGCAGCGGGGCGAACGGGAACGATACATCCGTGAATTCATCGAAGTCATCCAGCCCAAGATGGAAGAATTCAATGTTTCCTGTCAGATCGAAGGCCGGCCGAAGCACCTTTACAGCATCTACCGCAAGATGATGGAGCAGGATCTGACCATTAATCAGGTTTACGATGTCACGGCCTGCCGCATCATCGTGGACTCGGTCAAAGACTGCTACGCCGCCCTAGGCGTCATTCACTTGATCCTCAAGCCCATTCCCGGGAGATTCAAGGACTACATTTCCCTGCCCAAGGAAAACGGCTACCAGTCGCTCCATACCACGGTCATCGGCCCGCACGGAGAGCGCATGGAGGTCCAGATTAGAACCCAGGAAATGCACCTCTTTGCTGAAAACGGCATCGCCGCTCACTGGCGATACAAAGACGGCAGCCAGTCTACGGAAACCGAGAGCGAGCGGTTCGTCTGGCTAAGGTCCCTCCTGGAATGGATCAAAGAGCTCAAGGACCCCACCGAATTTCTGACGAGCTTGAAAGAAGACCTCTTCCGGTATGAAGTCTATGTCTTTACTCCGGCCGGAGACGTCAAGGAACTGCCTCAAGGCGCCACCCCGGTTGACTTTGCTTACTCCATCCACACCGAAGTCGGACACCGCTGCACCGGCGCCAAGATCAACGGCGCCATTGTTCCTTTGAAATATCAGCTTCGCAACGGGGACACCGTCGAAATCCTGACCTCCAAGCACCACGCCCCCAGCAAGGACTGGCTGAACTTTGTCATTACCCCCAAGGCCCGCAATCGTATCCGCCAGTGGTTCAGGATTGAAGAACGAACACGGTCCATCTCACTCGGGCGGGAGATGATCGAAAAGGCGTTTCGCCGTCATGAGCTGAGTTTCAATCAGCTTCTCAAGACCGAAGAGCTGGACCGTGTCGCCAGGGAGTATTCATTAAATGGCTATGAAGACCTCCTGGTCGCGGTCGGTTTTGGAAAGATCACGGTCAACCAGGTCGTCGGCAAGTTCAAGACCGTTGAAGAAAAAGCGCCTTCCCTGGTGGGCCGCGTTGTCCAGGCCATGCGGAAAAAGCCCCACGAGGGCATCAAGGTGCGCGGTATGGACGATATCCTGATCCGATTCGCCGGCTGCTGCAATCCCTTGCCTGGCGAGGACATTATAGGGTTCATCTCCCAGGGCCGCGGTGTCACCGTCCACTCGGCCAACTGCAAAAACATGATGCAGACTGATCCGGAGCGGCGTATTGAGGTGGAGTGGGATATGGACGATTCTAATGGACAGATCACCTACCCGGTCCATATCCAGGTTGTCAACCGGGAACAAAAAGGCGGGCTGGCCGAACTGAGCGGCGCCATCGCTGAGGAGAACGCCAACATCAGCCAGGCTAAAGTCGAGATCACACCGGATAATAAAGGCATCTCTGATTTCACCATCCATGTTACTGACAAGGATCACCTGCGCCGGGTGATTCAGCAGCTGAAAGGCCTGAAGAACGTCCAGAGAGTGACCCGCCTGCGCTGA
- a CDS encoding tetratricopeptide repeat protein codes for MVKKKLTRKELLSQSDEFMTQTQRVISFVGRHPGKFIIGAAAALALLLTVMGIKVYMDRHTGQALAAYSEALAQANRLKSRDNKGAGEEIEAVLDALERVSTKYARTTPGRLVLLDLGTLYFHLKRYDEARYTYKKCLKVLKPEEESLRPFILDSLAYTYEAQNKLTEAAAQWEEIVRLPGNILKDEAFLSLGRVYEALNEPEKAGEAYRQLIDRFPDSPHFSLASFKLKRVAPRKP; via the coding sequence ATGGTCAAAAAAAAGCTGACGCGCAAAGAACTGCTCTCGCAATCCGATGAGTTCATGACCCAAACTCAAAGGGTTATTAGTTTTGTAGGCAGACATCCGGGAAAATTTATCATCGGCGCCGCAGCAGCCCTGGCCCTGCTCCTTACGGTCATGGGGATAAAAGTTTACATGGATCGCCACACCGGGCAGGCCCTGGCTGCCTATAGTGAGGCCCTGGCGCAGGCCAACAGGCTCAAAAGCCGGGACAATAAAGGCGCTGGGGAGGAGATCGAGGCGGTCCTGGATGCGCTCGAAAGGGTCAGCACGAAGTACGCGCGAACCACCCCCGGCCGGCTGGTCCTCCTCGACCTCGGGACCCTGTATTTTCATCTTAAGCGCTACGATGAGGCCAGATACACCTATAAGAAATGCCTCAAGGTCCTCAAACCCGAGGAAGAAAGTCTGCGGCCTTTTATTTTGGACAGCCTGGCTTACACTTATGAGGCTCAAAATAAACTGACCGAGGCCGCGGCCCAATGGGAGGAGATTGTCAGGCTGCCAGGAAACATACTCAAGGATGAAGCCTTCCTTAGCCTGGGCCGAGTCTATGAGGCGCTCAATGAGCCGGAAAAGGCCGGTGAGGCGTATCGGCAGCTCATTGACAGATTCCCCGATTCCCCGCACTTCAGCCTGGCCAGCTTTAAACTAAAAAGGGTGGCGCCAAGAAAACCCTAG